One segment of Triticum aestivum cultivar Chinese Spring chromosome 2A, IWGSC CS RefSeq v2.1, whole genome shotgun sequence DNA contains the following:
- the LOC123185552 gene encoding sugar transport protein MST1 isoform X1 — translation MAAGGFVAGDSRVQEYGGRMTFSVVVTSLMAASCGLIFGYDSGVTGGVTQMESFLSKFFPEVQSRMKSPKRDAYCKYDNQWLTAFTSSLFIAGTLSSLVASRVTRSVGRQAIMLIGGVMFLAGSIINAAAVNIAMLIIGRILLGFGLGFTLQVYMEAQKYNIIAALGYFEAQYRPSPFLCILTISFFLPQAAPVYLSETAPARWRGAFTSSYNTFVVIGILSATITNYFTNRIPGWGWRLSLGLAAVPGVIIVVGAFFIPDTPSSLVLRGQPDRARAALQRIRGDGTNIDAEFKDIVRAVDEARRNNVGSFRRLFSKQYRHYLAVGLAIPIFFEFTGMIVIAVFSPVLFRTVGFNSQKAILGSVINSMTNLVATVLSTFVMDRTGRRFLLIVGGIGMMFCEVAISWVMAGHLGKHQGVTMPHGYATAVLVLICLCTFSFGVSWAPLRWVVPSEIYPVEIRSAGQAMSISVALCLSFVELQVFIALLCGMKYGVFLFYAGWLLTMTIFVAAFLPETKGVPLEAMQSVWTGHWYWRRFVKQDANHESQITSVSAN, via the exons GTGGCGTGACACAAATGGAATCGTTCCTGAGCAAGTTCTTCCCGGAAGTGCAGAGCAGAATGAAGAGCCCGAAGCGTGACGCATACTGCAAGTACGACAACCAGTGGCTCACCGCCTTTACATCGTCCTTGTTCATCGCCGGCACTCTATCATCGTTGGTGGCGAGCCGAGTCACGAGGAGTGTGGGCCGCCAGGCAATCATGCTGATTGGCGGTGTCATGTTCCTTGCCGGCTCGATCATCAACGCCGCGGCCGTCAACATCGCCATGCTCATCATCGGCCGGATTCTACTCGGTTTTGGTCTTGGGTTCACATTACAGGTATATATGGAGGCCCAAAAATACAATATAATTGCGGCCCTGGGGTATTTTGAGGCCCAATACCGACCATCTCCTTTTTTATGCATACTGACCATCTCTTTCTTTTTACCGCAGGCAGCTCCTGTGTACCTCTCTGAGACAGCGCCGGCGCGGTGGCGAGGCGCATTCACGTCGTCGTACAACACGTTCGTCGTCATCGGCATACTGTCCGCTACCATCACCAACTACTTCACCAACCGCATCCCTGGCTGGGGATGGCGCCTCTCCCTCGGCCTAGCAGCCGTTCCGGGCGTCATCATCGTCGTGGGAGCCTTCTTCATCCCGGACACCCCCAGCAGCCTCGTCCTGCGAGGCCAGCCCGACCGAGCCCGCGCGGCGCTGCAGCGTATCCGCGGAGATGGCACCAACATCGATGCCGAGTTCAAGGACATCGTCCGCGCCGTGGACGAGGCACGCCGGAACAACGTCGGCTCTTTCCGGAGGCTATTCAGCAAGCAGTACCGGCACTACCTGGCCGTGGGGCTGGCCATACCCATCTTCTTCGAGTTCACCGGCATGATCGTCATCGCCGTATTCTCGCCTGTGCTGTTCCGCACGGTGGGGTTCAACAGCCAGAAGGCCATACTTGGTTCTGTGATAAACAGCATGACAAACTTGGTAGCCACAGTTCTGTCCACCTTCGTTATGGACCGCACCGGCCGTAGGTTCCTGCTCATCGTTGGGGGCATCGGCATGATGTTCTGCGAG GTGGCCATCTCATGGGTGATGGCGGGCCATCTCGGGAAGCACCAAGGGGTGACGATGCCGCATGGCTACGCGACCGCTGTGCTGGTCCTCATCTGCCTCTGCACGTTCAGCTTCGGTGTGTCGTGGGCACCGCTCAGATGGGTGGTGCCGAGCGAGATCTACCCGGTGGAGATCAGGTCGGCCGGGCAGGCCATGAGCATCTCTGTCGCACTGTGTCTCTCCTTCGTGGAGTTGCAGGTGTTCATCGCGTTGCTCTGCGGCATGAAGTACGGCGTGTTCCTCTTCTACGCCGGCTGGCTTCTAACAATGACCATCTTCGTGGCAGCATTCCTGCCGGAAACCAAGGGCGTGCCGTTGGAAGCAATGCAGTCAGTGTGGACGGGACATTGGTACTGGAGGAGGTTTGTCAAGCAGGATGCCAACCATGAAAGCCAAATCACCAGTGTGTCAGCTAATTAG
- the LOC123185552 gene encoding sugar transport protein MST1 isoform X2, whose translation MAAGGFVAGDSRVQEYGGRMTFSVVVTSLMAASCGLIFGYDSGVTGGVTQMESFLSKFFPEVQSRMKSPKRDAYCKYDNQWLTAFTSSLFIAGTLSSLVASRVTRSVGRQAIMLIGGVMFLAGSIINAAAVNIAMLIIGRILLGFGLGFTLQAAPVYLSETAPARWRGAFTSSYNTFVVIGILSATITNYFTNRIPGWGWRLSLGLAAVPGVIIVVGAFFIPDTPSSLVLRGQPDRARAALQRIRGDGTNIDAEFKDIVRAVDEARRNNVGSFRRLFSKQYRHYLAVGLAIPIFFEFTGMIVIAVFSPVLFRTVGFNSQKAILGSVINSMTNLVATVLSTFVMDRTGRRFLLIVGGIGMMFCEVAISWVMAGHLGKHQGVTMPHGYATAVLVLICLCTFSFGVSWAPLRWVVPSEIYPVEIRSAGQAMSISVALCLSFVELQVFIALLCGMKYGVFLFYAGWLLTMTIFVAAFLPETKGVPLEAMQSVWTGHWYWRRFVKQDANHESQITSVSAN comes from the exons GTGGCGTGACACAAATGGAATCGTTCCTGAGCAAGTTCTTCCCGGAAGTGCAGAGCAGAATGAAGAGCCCGAAGCGTGACGCATACTGCAAGTACGACAACCAGTGGCTCACCGCCTTTACATCGTCCTTGTTCATCGCCGGCACTCTATCATCGTTGGTGGCGAGCCGAGTCACGAGGAGTGTGGGCCGCCAGGCAATCATGCTGATTGGCGGTGTCATGTTCCTTGCCGGCTCGATCATCAACGCCGCGGCCGTCAACATCGCCATGCTCATCATCGGCCGGATTCTACTCGGTTTTGGTCTTGGGTTCACATTACAG GCAGCTCCTGTGTACCTCTCTGAGACAGCGCCGGCGCGGTGGCGAGGCGCATTCACGTCGTCGTACAACACGTTCGTCGTCATCGGCATACTGTCCGCTACCATCACCAACTACTTCACCAACCGCATCCCTGGCTGGGGATGGCGCCTCTCCCTCGGCCTAGCAGCCGTTCCGGGCGTCATCATCGTCGTGGGAGCCTTCTTCATCCCGGACACCCCCAGCAGCCTCGTCCTGCGAGGCCAGCCCGACCGAGCCCGCGCGGCGCTGCAGCGTATCCGCGGAGATGGCACCAACATCGATGCCGAGTTCAAGGACATCGTCCGCGCCGTGGACGAGGCACGCCGGAACAACGTCGGCTCTTTCCGGAGGCTATTCAGCAAGCAGTACCGGCACTACCTGGCCGTGGGGCTGGCCATACCCATCTTCTTCGAGTTCACCGGCATGATCGTCATCGCCGTATTCTCGCCTGTGCTGTTCCGCACGGTGGGGTTCAACAGCCAGAAGGCCATACTTGGTTCTGTGATAAACAGCATGACAAACTTGGTAGCCACAGTTCTGTCCACCTTCGTTATGGACCGCACCGGCCGTAGGTTCCTGCTCATCGTTGGGGGCATCGGCATGATGTTCTGCGAG GTGGCCATCTCATGGGTGATGGCGGGCCATCTCGGGAAGCACCAAGGGGTGACGATGCCGCATGGCTACGCGACCGCTGTGCTGGTCCTCATCTGCCTCTGCACGTTCAGCTTCGGTGTGTCGTGGGCACCGCTCAGATGGGTGGTGCCGAGCGAGATCTACCCGGTGGAGATCAGGTCGGCCGGGCAGGCCATGAGCATCTCTGTCGCACTGTGTCTCTCCTTCGTGGAGTTGCAGGTGTTCATCGCGTTGCTCTGCGGCATGAAGTACGGCGTGTTCCTCTTCTACGCCGGCTGGCTTCTAACAATGACCATCTTCGTGGCAGCATTCCTGCCGGAAACCAAGGGCGTGCCGTTGGAAGCAATGCAGTCAGTGTGGACGGGACATTGGTACTGGAGGAGGTTTGTCAAGCAGGATGCCAACCATGAAAGCCAAATCACCAGTGTGTCAGCTAATTAG